The Acidobacteriota bacterium genome includes a region encoding these proteins:
- a CDS encoding outer membrane beta-barrel protein: MLLILGSAAKPASADWLFTPYVGVVFGGSANNFNVNDLSDEFEQRFSFGGGLTWMGNGMVGLEVDYHLAPNFYQITGGTENIALFDLDSSVQTLMANFVLGAPIGGTSGPGVRPYAVAGIGLMRATLSGADDLFDNLSQNELGVNVGGGVHVFFSDNIGLRGDARYFRALEKGDDGGRDLDFEDFDFWRATLGVTFRFGS; encoded by the coding sequence GTGCTGCTGATTCTGGGTAGTGCGGCCAAGCCGGCGTCGGCCGATTGGTTGTTCACGCCGTATGTCGGCGTCGTGTTTGGCGGTTCCGCCAACAACTTCAACGTCAACGATTTGTCGGATGAGTTCGAGCAGCGGTTCAGCTTTGGTGGCGGCCTCACCTGGATGGGCAACGGCATGGTTGGGCTGGAAGTGGACTACCACCTTGCTCCGAACTTCTACCAGATCACGGGAGGCACTGAGAACATCGCGCTGTTCGACCTGGACTCGAGCGTCCAGACGTTGATGGCCAACTTCGTCCTTGGCGCTCCCATCGGCGGCACGTCGGGTCCCGGCGTGCGGCCCTATGCGGTGGCCGGCATTGGCCTGATGCGCGCCACCCTGAGCGGCGCTGACGACCTGTTCGACAACTTGAGCCAGAACGAACTGGGCGTCAACGTCGGCGGCGGCGTGCACGTGTTCTTCAGCGACAACATTGGCCTGCGCGGCGACGCGCGCTACTTCCGCGCGCTGGAGAAGGGCGACGACGGCGGGCGGGACCTGGACTTCGAAGATTTCGACTTCTGGCGTGCCACGCTCGGCGTGACGTTCCGCTTCGGCAGCTAA
- a CDS encoding DUF4143 domain-containing protein, which produces MTDGSLKAAYRSRVVDHEVDALLTDLPALSLEGAKAVGKTQTAIRRSATIYRLDDGAQRSVASADPGRLTHGRRPILIDEWQRLPESWDVIRRAVDQDQTAGQYLLTGSATPSQPTHSGAGRIVSVRMRPMTLMERGVATPSVSLAALLSGQRGPVDGESDVSLETYASELVASGFPGLRGLTGRAQRAQLDGYITRIVERDFEELGHRIRNPAALRRWMTAYAAASSTTATYETIRDAATGGEADKPAKTTTQPYRDTLERLWIIDAVPAWLPVRNPIARLTAAPKHQLADPALAARLLGADVDALLDARPVGPPMPRDGALLGHLFESLVTLDVRVFAQAAEASVKHLRTRIAQHEVDLIVERGDHRIVAIEVKLGQRVDDGDVRHLRWLAEQIGDDLLDAVVITTGRTAYRRPDGIAVVPAALLGP; this is translated from the coding sequence GTGACCGATGGTAGCCTAAAGGCCGCATACCGCAGCCGCGTAGTTGACCACGAGGTGGATGCCTTACTCACCGACCTGCCGGCACTGTCCCTCGAGGGAGCCAAGGCGGTCGGGAAGACGCAGACCGCGATTCGCCGCTCGGCGACAATCTATCGACTCGACGATGGCGCACAACGATCCGTCGCCAGCGCCGACCCGGGCAGGTTGACCCACGGCCGTCGGCCCATTCTCATTGACGAGTGGCAGCGATTACCCGAGTCCTGGGATGTCATTCGCCGTGCGGTGGACCAGGACCAAACGGCTGGCCAATACCTCCTCACGGGCTCAGCCACGCCCTCACAGCCCACCCATTCCGGCGCCGGCCGAATCGTGAGCGTACGAATGCGTCCCATGACGCTCATGGAGCGCGGGGTCGCCACGCCGAGTGTCAGCCTGGCCGCACTGTTGTCGGGCCAACGAGGCCCGGTCGATGGCGAATCCGATGTGTCCCTTGAAACTTACGCGAGCGAACTGGTCGCCTCAGGGTTTCCAGGTCTCAGGGGCTTGACCGGCCGGGCGCAACGCGCACAGCTCGACGGCTACATCACGCGCATCGTCGAGCGGGATTTCGAGGAGCTCGGTCATCGCATCAGAAATCCGGCCGCCCTTCGGCGGTGGATGACGGCCTACGCCGCCGCGAGCTCGACGACGGCAACCTACGAGACAATTCGCGACGCCGCGACAGGCGGCGAAGCGGACAAGCCCGCCAAGACCACCACCCAACCCTATCGCGACACGCTGGAGCGCCTCTGGATCATCGACGCCGTGCCCGCCTGGCTGCCTGTCCGAAACCCGATCGCACGGTTGACCGCGGCACCCAAGCACCAACTGGCGGATCCTGCGTTGGCCGCCCGCCTGCTCGGTGCGGATGTCGATGCCCTCCTCGACGCCCGCCCCGTCGGCCCGCCCATGCCCAGGGACGGCGCCCTTCTCGGCCACCTGTTCGAGTCGCTCGTGACTCTCGATGTGCGCGTGTTCGCACAGGCGGCTGAAGCGTCCGTCAAACACCTGCGAACCCGCATTGCGCAACACGAAGTGGACCTGATTGTCGAGCGCGGCGACCACCGCATCGTGGCCATCGAGGTGAAGCTGGGGCAACGCGTCGATGACGGCGACGTCAGGCACCTGCGATGGCTCGCGGAGCAGATCGGTGATGACCTGCTCGATGCCGTGGTCATCACGACGGGGCGAACCGCTTATCGGAGGCCCGATGGCATTGCCGTCGTTCCGGCGGCACTGCTGGGGCCCTAG
- a CDS encoding ATP-binding protein — MLHDFIIAQRQTIIERARARVQKRTWPSVSSQELEFGVPLFLTQLTETLRLESTGEPFLPGDICNTATHHGAEMTGHGYSISQVVQDYGDICQVVTELAMESRMPITNEEFQTLNHCLDIAIAGAVAEHARITGEARQAEEVERLGHTAHEARDMLSTAFLAFHALKRGDVAINGSTGAMLGRSLMAMRDLIDRTLSEVRLVANVRRTVRMPVATFIDEIAATGLLHAEYRQVGFTVAPIEVALMVDADPQLLSSAVMNILHNAFKNTPSGGRVTLRAFAEEEQFCVEIEDQCGGIPAEKGDLFKTFGDRRGRDRTGLGMGLSIARKAVRAHGGEIEIRNLPGQGCIFAICVPLEASHESV; from the coding sequence ATGCTGCATGACTTCATAATCGCCCAGCGCCAGACCATCATCGAACGGGCACGGGCGCGGGTGCAGAAGCGCACCTGGCCGTCGGTGTCGAGCCAGGAGCTCGAGTTCGGTGTGCCGTTGTTCCTGACCCAGCTGACCGAGACCCTTCGCCTCGAATCGACCGGGGAACCGTTCTTGCCCGGGGACATTTGCAACACCGCCACGCATCACGGCGCCGAAATGACCGGCCATGGCTACAGCATTTCGCAGGTGGTCCAGGATTACGGCGACATCTGCCAGGTGGTGACCGAACTGGCGATGGAATCACGCATGCCGATCACCAACGAGGAATTCCAGACGCTGAACCATTGCCTCGACATCGCGATTGCCGGGGCCGTGGCCGAACACGCCCGCATCACCGGCGAGGCGCGGCAGGCTGAGGAAGTCGAGCGGCTCGGCCACACCGCCCACGAGGCGCGCGACATGTTGAGCACGGCGTTCCTGGCCTTTCATGCCCTCAAGCGCGGCGACGTCGCCATCAACGGCAGCACCGGCGCCATGCTGGGACGCAGTCTCATGGCCATGCGCGACCTGATCGACCGCACCCTGTCTGAAGTGCGGTTGGTGGCCAACGTCCGCCGCACGGTGCGCATGCCGGTCGCGACCTTTATCGACGAGATCGCCGCTACCGGACTGTTACACGCCGAGTACCGGCAGGTCGGGTTCACGGTTGCGCCAATCGAAGTTGCGTTGATGGTCGACGCCGACCCGCAGTTGCTGAGCTCGGCGGTCATGAACATCCTGCACAACGCGTTCAAGAACACCCCGAGCGGTGGTCGCGTCACGCTCAGGGCATTTGCCGAAGAAGAGCAATTCTGCGTCGAAATCGAAGACCAGTGCGGCGGCATCCCGGCGGAGAAGGGCGACCTGTTCAAGACCTTTGGCGACCGCCGCGGCCGCGACCGTACCGGCCTCGGGATGGGACTGTCGATCGCGCGCAAGGCCGTGCGCGCGCACGGCGGCGAGATCGAGATTCGCAACCTGCCCGGCCAGGGCTGTATCTTCGCCATCTGCGTGCCGCTGGAGGCGTCGCACGAGTCAGTCTGA
- a CDS encoding DPP IV N-terminal domain-containing protein, translating to MISPRFSALLASVLAFLPSLAGAQITPADYERAQGLRERHEALAITVPDTPTWIGTTHRFYYRRSRAEGFEFITVDADTRQKQPSFDHARLAESLSKAAGRSYTAWRLPFQAFTFNEALSAIEMTIDGARWTCVLADYSCRTPELPPPGEIRRGITGPVRGDLSRATARPRLSPDGKWMAFIDNYNVAIRPFGGEKRTALSTDGSEGNYYDAASIVWAPDSSKLAAVRVRPGYRRLVHYVASSPEDQLQPEHFAIQYAKPGDQLDLEQPVLFDVRSQKQITVDAHLFPNPFDLSDLVWRKDSRGFTFEYNQRGHQVYRVIEVDAQTGVARAVISEEPKTFFYYNRSAATLQAGKRYRYDLADGKEVVWMSERDGWNHLYLIDAATGAVKTQITKGAWPVRHVLKVDEEKRQLWFSAGGMTAGKDPYFQHYYRINLDGSGLTPLTSVDANHTVEFSSDMTMFVDHYSRVDMASVAELKRADGTLIAEIERGDISALTRADWRAPEVFVAKGRDAATDIWGLVWKPTAFDPARKYPVIEYIYAGPHGTHTPKSFSVTSGMQAQAELGFIVVQMDGMGTSNRSKAFHDVAWQNLKDAGFPDRILWHQALAAKHPWYDISRVGIYGGSAGGQNSMGALLFHPDFYKAAVSYAGCHDNRMDKIWWNEQWMGWPIGPQYAASSNVEHAAKLQGKLLLIVGELDTNVDPSSTLQVVNALLKANRNFDYLMIPGAEHNAGRGGEYADYGERKRFDFFVRHLMGENPPEWGTLR from the coding sequence ATGATTTCACCACGATTCTCAGCACTCCTCGCCAGCGTGCTGGCGTTCTTGCCCTCGCTGGCCGGTGCCCAGATAACGCCCGCCGATTACGAACGCGCGCAAGGACTGCGAGAACGGCACGAAGCCCTCGCCATCACGGTCCCCGACACCCCCACCTGGATCGGCACCACGCATCGTTTCTACTATCGCCGCTCGCGCGCGGAGGGGTTCGAGTTCATCACCGTTGACGCCGACACGCGCCAGAAGCAGCCCTCGTTCGATCATGCACGGCTGGCCGAGTCGCTGTCGAAGGCCGCAGGCCGCAGCTACACCGCCTGGCGCCTGCCGTTCCAGGCGTTCACTTTCAATGAAGCGCTGAGCGCGATCGAGATGACGATCGACGGCGCGCGTTGGACGTGTGTGCTCGCCGACTACTCGTGCCGCACGCCCGAGTTGCCGCCGCCCGGCGAGATCCGCCGCGGCATTACCGGGCCGGTGCGCGGCGACCTTTCTCGTGCCACCGCGCGGCCGCGCCTGTCGCCCGACGGCAAGTGGATGGCCTTCATCGACAACTACAACGTCGCCATCCGCCCCTTCGGCGGAGAAAAGCGCACCGCCCTCAGCACCGACGGCTCCGAGGGCAACTACTACGACGCGGCCTCAATCGTGTGGGCGCCCGATTCCAGCAAGCTCGCCGCGGTTCGCGTGCGGCCCGGCTATCGCCGCCTGGTCCACTACGTCGCCTCGTCGCCCGAGGATCAGTTGCAGCCTGAGCACTTTGCGATCCAGTACGCCAAGCCTGGCGATCAGCTGGACCTCGAGCAGCCGGTGTTGTTCGACGTCCGCAGCCAAAAGCAGATCACCGTGGACGCGCACCTGTTCCCCAATCCCTTCGATCTGTCGGATCTCGTCTGGCGGAAAGACAGCCGCGGCTTCACCTTCGAGTACAACCAGCGCGGCCACCAGGTTTACCGGGTGATCGAAGTGGATGCCCAGACCGGCGTGGCCCGCGCGGTGATCAGCGAGGAGCCGAAGACCTTCTTCTACTACAACCGCTCGGCCGCCACCCTGCAGGCCGGCAAGCGCTATCGCTACGACCTGGCCGACGGCAAGGAAGTGGTGTGGATGTCGGAGCGCGACGGCTGGAACCACCTGTACCTCATCGACGCCGCCACCGGCGCCGTGAAGACGCAGATCACCAAGGGCGCGTGGCCGGTGCGGCACGTGCTGAAGGTGGACGAAGAGAAGCGCCAGCTCTGGTTCAGCGCCGGCGGCATGACCGCCGGTAAGGATCCCTACTTCCAGCACTACTACCGCATCAACCTCGATGGCAGCGGACTGACGCCGCTCACGTCGGTTGACGCCAACCATACAGTGGAGTTCTCGTCCGACATGACGATGTTCGTGGACCACTATTCACGAGTGGACATGGCGAGCGTGGCGGAACTGAAGCGCGCGGACGGGACGCTGATCGCGGAAATAGAACGTGGTGACATCAGCGCGCTGACCAGGGCGGACTGGCGCGCGCCCGAAGTGTTTGTCGCCAAGGGCCGCGACGCGGCCACCGACATCTGGGGCCTCGTGTGGAAGCCGACGGCGTTCGATCCGGCGCGGAAATATCCGGTGATCGAGTACATCTACGCCGGCCCGCACGGCACGCACACGCCCAAGTCGTTCTCGGTCACGAGCGGCATGCAGGCCCAAGCCGAGCTCGGTTTCATCGTGGTGCAGATGGACGGCATGGGCACGTCGAACCGCTCGAAGGCGTTTCACGACGTGGCGTGGCAGAACCTCAAGGACGCGGGGTTCCCCGATCGCATCCTGTGGCACCAGGCGTTGGCGGCGAAGCATCCCTGGTACGACATCTCGCGCGTCGGCATCTACGGCGGCTCGGCCGGCGGCCAGAACTCGATGGGCGCGCTGCTGTTCCATCCAGACTTCTACAAGGCGGCGGTGTCGTATGCCGGCTGCCACGACAACCGCATGGACAAGATTTGGTGGAACGAGCAGTGGATGGGCTGGCCCATCGGCCCCCAGTACGCCGCCTCGTCCAACGTCGAGCACGCGGCGAAGCTGCAGGGGAAGCTTCTGCTGATCGTCGGCGAGCTTGACACCAACGTCGACCCCTCATCGACGCTGCAGGTGGTTAACGCGTTGCTGAAGGCGAACAGGAACTTCGACTACCTGATGATCCCCGGCGCCGAACATAACGCGGGGCGCGGCGGTGAGTATGCGGATTACGGCGAGCGCAAGCGCTTCGACTTCTTCGTCCGCCACCTGATGGGCGAGAACCCGCCGGAGTGGGGCACGCTCAGATAG
- a CDS encoding Crp/Fnr family transcriptional regulator, with protein MAKKRPVASVLTEFDVQAFLISAKVPQRVVRYARGASVFAQGGVANNVFYIQDGGVKLSVLSTTGKEAVVAMLGPGDFFGEGCLAGQSVRMGSATAMVASSVLRIPKTEMMRMLHDQSSFSDLFIAHMLGRNIRIEEDLVDQLFNSSEKRLARALLLLARYGKDDLPLRTLPRLSQETLAEMVGTTRSRVNFFMNKFRKMGFIEYNGKLKIDSSLLSIVLHD; from the coding sequence ATGGCCAAGAAACGTCCGGTCGCTTCCGTCCTGACGGAGTTCGACGTTCAGGCGTTCCTGATATCGGCCAAGGTGCCACAGCGCGTGGTGCGCTACGCGCGCGGCGCGTCGGTGTTTGCGCAGGGCGGCGTTGCCAACAACGTCTTTTACATCCAGGACGGCGGCGTGAAATTGTCGGTGCTGTCCACGACCGGCAAGGAAGCCGTGGTGGCCATGCTCGGGCCCGGCGACTTCTTCGGCGAGGGCTGTCTCGCCGGCCAGTCGGTGCGCATGGGCTCAGCCACCGCCATGGTCGCCAGTTCCGTGCTGCGTATTCCGAAGACCGAGATGATGCGCATGCTGCACGACCAGTCCTCGTTCTCGGACCTGTTCATCGCGCACATGCTCGGGCGTAACATCCGCATCGAAGAGGACCTGGTCGATCAGCTGTTCAACTCGAGCGAGAAGCGGCTGGCGCGCGCGCTCTTGCTGCTGGCCCGCTACGGCAAGGACGACCTGCCGCTGCGCACGCTGCCCAGGCTGTCGCAGGAAACCCTCGCGGAAATGGTGGGGACGACGCGGTCGCGCGTGAACTTCTTCATGAACAAGTTCCGCAAGATGGGCTTCATCGAATACAACGGCAAGCTGAAAATCGACAGCTCGCTGCTCAGCATCGTCCTGCACGACTAG
- a CDS encoding DUF305 domain-containing protein, with amino-acid sequence MILFALAAVAACRTGSGGAQPTTQILQPGAPGQETKAIGVAAATDLSKVQFTAADVKFMQGMIGHHAQAVEMVALIPSRTENQYMKMLGQRIDVSQEDEINMMRGWLKARGQEIPGPHAHHEPGGMMPGMLTSEEMTALAAAKGVEFDRLFLLGMIKHHMGAITMVDELFKTPGAGQDGEIFAFASDVDSDQRMEIDRMGAMLKELQK; translated from the coding sequence TTGATCCTGTTTGCCCTGGCGGCGGTGGCGGCGTGCCGCACCGGCTCGGGCGGCGCCCAACCCACGACACAAATCCTGCAACCCGGCGCGCCTGGGCAGGAGACCAAGGCGATTGGCGTGGCCGCGGCCACCGACCTGTCGAAGGTCCAGTTCACGGCCGCTGACGTGAAGTTCATGCAGGGCATGATCGGCCACCATGCGCAGGCCGTCGAGATGGTCGCGCTGATCCCGTCGCGCACCGAGAACCAGTACATGAAGATGCTCGGCCAGCGCATCGACGTCTCGCAGGAAGACGAGATCAACATGATGCGCGGCTGGCTGAAGGCGCGCGGCCAGGAGATTCCCGGCCCCCATGCGCATCACGAGCCCGGCGGCATGATGCCCGGCATGCTGACCAGCGAAGAAATGACCGCGCTCGCCGCCGCCAAGGGCGTGGAGTTCGACCGCCTGTTCCTGCTCGGCATGATCAAGCACCACATGGGCGCGATCACGATGGTGGATGAGCTGTTCAAGACGCCGGGCGCCGGCCAGGACGGCGAGATTTTCGCGTTCGCGTCGGATGTCGATTCCGATCAGCGCATGGAGATTGACCGCATGGGTGCAATGCTCAAGGAGCTTCAGAAATGA
- a CDS encoding S1/P1 nuclease: MMRTRIAAIGVVVAVVCSWPSLQAWGGQGHRLVGLVAAKHLSRTAAQNVNWLLDGQSLADVSNWADAQITDLQQTATWHYLNIPPTAAGYDRDRDCQRQPGVAAGSRGDTWRDCIVDRITYFEQRTADTKLDRADRATALKYLVHSIGDLHQPFHALGVGRGGNDVIVRVFGNSNCGPSTPLGTGPSWSRAGNDPKRPPLPCNLHSVWDSRLIARRDLSGRAYAAALESLIKQKGWFQQPVGTPKDWAEQSWALGKTALVPTDTNIDEAYYQKHIGVIDERLALAGVRLAAVLNRVFIK, encoded by the coding sequence ATGATGCGAACCAGAATTGCAGCGATTGGTGTGGTCGTGGCGGTCGTGTGCTCGTGGCCGTCGCTGCAGGCCTGGGGCGGGCAGGGCCACCGCCTGGTCGGCCTGGTCGCGGCCAAGCACCTGTCGCGGACGGCTGCGCAAAACGTGAACTGGCTGCTCGACGGCCAGAGCCTTGCCGACGTCTCGAACTGGGCCGATGCGCAGATCACCGATCTACAGCAGACGGCGACCTGGCATTACCTCAACATCCCGCCGACGGCCGCCGGCTACGATCGTGACCGCGACTGTCAACGCCAGCCCGGCGTCGCCGCCGGCTCCCGCGGTGACACCTGGCGCGACTGCATCGTCGATCGCATCACCTACTTCGAACAGCGCACGGCGGACACGAAGCTCGATCGCGCCGATCGCGCGACGGCGCTCAAGTATCTGGTCCACTCCATTGGCGACCTGCACCAGCCGTTTCATGCGCTCGGCGTGGGCCGCGGTGGCAACGACGTGATCGTCCGCGTGTTCGGCAACTCGAATTGCGGTCCCTCGACTCCGCTCGGGACCGGCCCGAGCTGGTCGAGGGCCGGCAACGATCCGAAACGACCGCCGCTGCCGTGCAACCTGCACTCGGTGTGGGACAGCCGGCTGATCGCGCGCCGCGACCTGAGTGGTCGAGCGTATGCGGCCGCGCTCGAATCGCTGATCAAGCAGAAGGGCTGGTTCCAGCAACCGGTGGGCACGCCGAAGGATTGGGCGGAGCAGTCGTGGGCGCTTGGCAAGACGGCGCTGGTGCCGACCGACACCAACATCGATGAGGCGTACTACCAGAAGCACATCGGCGTGATCGATGAACGGCTGGCGCTGGCCGGCGTGCGCCTGGCGGCCGTGCTGAATCGCGTCTTCATAAAGTAA
- a CDS encoding serine hydrolase, giving the protein MTRVMLFAAILMCGPASAGWSQGVGPAKAGHYIGLESAAKAGAGLPRLRSLLVSHRGELVLERYYGGARATQTANIKSASKSVIAALVGIAVARGQIKGLDQPIADFFPELAKDPENRKRQITIEDLLTMRSGLESTSGRGYGAWVQSPNWVRYALNRPLIDKPGTRVEYSTGTSHLLSAILTKATKTSTWQFAQESLAKPLGFTLSRWTQDPQGIYFGGNEMSMTPRQMVRFGELYLNDGRAGATQVLPKSWIDKTRVPRGKSRWGSDREYGYGFWIRDLAGYDSYYAWGYGGQFVFIVPDLQLVVVTTSRSDVSRERRDHLGAIYDLVEQAVIPAVVPKPAG; this is encoded by the coding sequence ATGACACGAGTGATGCTCTTCGCGGCGATTCTCATGTGCGGTCCAGCTTCAGCCGGATGGTCCCAGGGTGTTGGTCCGGCTAAAGCCGGACACTACATTGGTTTGGAATCGGCGGCCAAGGCCGGCGCCGGGCTGCCCCGGCTGCGCAGCCTGCTGGTCAGCCACCGCGGCGAGCTGGTGCTCGAGCGTTACTACGGCGGGGCGCGTGCCACGCAGACCGCCAACATCAAGTCGGCGTCCAAGAGCGTGATCGCGGCGCTCGTCGGCATTGCCGTGGCGCGAGGGCAGATCAAGGGCCTCGACCAGCCGATTGCCGACTTCTTTCCAGAGCTCGCGAAGGATCCCGAGAATCGAAAGCGCCAGATCACGATCGAGGATCTGCTGACTATGCGGTCGGGGCTGGAATCGACCAGCGGCCGCGGCTACGGCGCGTGGGTGCAGAGCCCGAACTGGGTGCGCTACGCACTCAATCGACCGTTGATCGACAAGCCCGGTACGCGCGTCGAGTACAGCACCGGAACCTCGCACTTGTTGTCGGCCATCCTCACCAAGGCCACAAAAACCAGCACGTGGCAGTTCGCGCAGGAATCGCTCGCCAAGCCACTGGGTTTCACGCTGTCGCGCTGGACCCAGGATCCACAGGGCATTTACTTCGGCGGCAACGAGATGTCGATGACGCCGCGGCAGATGGTGCGGTTTGGCGAGCTATACCTGAACGACGGCCGCGCCGGCGCCACCCAGGTCTTGCCGAAGAGCTGGATTGACAAGACTCGCGTGCCGCGCGGCAAGTCGCGGTGGGGGAGCGATCGCGAATACGGCTACGGCTTCTGGATTCGCGACCTGGCCGGCTACGACAGTTACTACGCCTGGGGCTACGGCGGTCAGTTCGTCTTTATCGTCCCCGATCTGCAGCTGGTGGTGGTCACGACCTCGCGGTCGGATGTGAGCCGCGAGCGCCGCGACCACCTCGGCGCCATCTACGATCTGGTCGAACAGGCCGTAATTCCCGCCGTTGTGCCGAAGCCGGCCGGCTGA